Proteins encoded together in one Musa acuminata AAA Group cultivar baxijiao chromosome BXJ3-6, Cavendish_Baxijiao_AAA, whole genome shotgun sequence window:
- the LOC135639579 gene encoding SUPPRESSOR OF GAMMA RESPONSE 1-like, which produces MARTWLITGRGIARKVKNATFSDNQIKDIGVEANRECPNCKHLIDNSDVTLDWPGLPAGVKFDPSDAELLEHLAGKIGLENSKLHILIDEFIPMLEEDEGICYTHPENLPGVKKDGSSIHFFHRISNAYGTGRRKRRKINHCALSEERIRWHKTGKTKCVLENGVQKGWKKIMVLYKSAKRGSKPDRANWVMHQYHLGPEEDEMEGQIVVSKIFCQQPTNQLGTYAIDPVKEDNDILNVRVGPRTPKTNTPQPPRLKNDSLHEVNGDSMTILQGQEQHPVSEVPLSPLPVSQPKGEDETPIWWAGESQAVDEMLPSNFHESLLCHEVLDSFPHYEESSIHLNCTNLDCSRNQTVAAVSSTASGFSDLDNILIDTPPDFQLSDLQFGSQESIMSWLDRF; this is translated from the exons ATGGCGAG GACATGGCTTATCACTGGTAGAGGGATTGCAAGGAAAGTAAAGAATGCCACCTTTTCTGACAATCAAATCAAAGATATAGGGGTAGAAGCAAATCGGGAGTGCCCTAATTGCAAGCACCTTATTGACAACAGTGAT GTAACATTGGATTGGCCTGGACTCCCTGCTGGTGTTAAGTTTGATCCATCTGATGCTGAGTTATTGGAACATCTAGCAGGAAAAATTGGCCTAGAAAATTCAAAGCTGCACATACTTATCGATGAGTTCATACCAATGCTGGAAGAGGATGAAGGAATTTGCTATACTCATCCTGAAAACCTTCCTG GTGTTAAGAAAGATGGAAGCAGTATTCATTTCTTTCACAGGATATCAAATGCGTATGGTACAGGCCGGCGCAAACGTCGAAAGATAAACCATTGTGCTTTGTCTGAGGAACGTATAAGGTGGCATAAAACAGGTAAAACTAAATGTGTCTTAGAGAATGGTGTTCAAAAAGGTTGGAAGAAAATAATGGTTCTTTATAAAAGCGCAAAAAGAGGCTCTAAACCAGACAGAGCTAATTGGGTGATGCATCAGTACCATCTTGGCCCTGAAGAAGATGAAATGGAAGGTCAAATAGTGGTTTCAAAAATTTTCTGCCAACAACCAACGAATCAACTTGGTACATATGCGATAGATCCTGTCAAAGAGGACAATGACATCTTAAATGTTAGAGTTGGTCCAAGAACCCCAAAGACAAATACGCCACAACCACCCCGACTGAAAAACGACTCTCTACATGAGGTTAATGGAGATAGCATGACAATCTTGCAGGGCCAG GAGCAACATCCTGTCTCTGAGGTTCCTCTTTCACCATTACCTGTCAGTCAGCCCAAGGGTGAAGATGAAACCCCTATATGGTGGGCAGGTGAATCGCAAGCTGTTGATGAGATGCTTCCAAGCAATTTTCACGAGTCTTTGCTGTGCCATGAGGTCCTTGATTCATTTCCTCACTATGAGGAGTCGTCTATACATTTGAACTGCACAAACCTTGACTGCAGCAGGAATCAGACAGTAGCTGCCGTCAGCAGCACAGCTAGTGGGTTCTCAGATCTTGATAACATATTGATTGACACGCCACCAGACTTTCAGCTTTCT GACTTGCAGTTTGGTTCACAGGAAAGCATAATGAGTTGGCTAGACCGTTTCTAG
- the LOC103974284 gene encoding cytochrome P450 71AP13-like → MVQLLLVASLTLLIFLLLIARLPRKRGRSPRLPPGPPPLPLIGNLHQLGRLPHLSLHRLALRYGPIFYLTLGEIPTVIVSSARVAKEALRTHDLALASRPPLYAAKKLFYGCTDVAFAPYGAYWRHVRKICIVELLSARRVESYAPARAAEVACMLGRIAAGGGVVNLSKLLGMYANGVLCRAAFGREFVEGGEYEKRGFQSMLHEYQVLLGGFSVGDFMPSLDWLNAVTGLKKRLEGTFRRFDEFFDQIIEDHITERRRRRKKKKGGEEEEEEEVMDLVDVLLDVQENESSEMPLTMDNVKAVILDMFAAGTDTTFITLDWAMTELLMNPTAMKRAQDEVRSIVGDRETVSESDLPHMHYLKAVIKETFRLHPPAPVLVPRESMNSVTIDGYDIPARTRIFVNAWAIGRDPESWRNPNAFMPERFLNSSIDFKGQDFELIPFGAGRRGCPAITFGTASVEIALAQLLHSFDWELPTGVTTEDMDMTEVFGITMHRIEELVAVAKPRLL, encoded by the exons ATGGTGCAGCTCCTGCTCGTAGCATCTCTAACGCTGCTAATCTTCCTCTTGCTTATAGCTCGGTTGCCAAGGAAGAGGGGGAGAAGCCCCAGGCTTCCGCCTGGCCCTCCTCCGCTCCCGCTCATCGGCAACCTTCACCAGCTCGGCCGCCTGCCTCACCTCTCCCTCCACCGCCTGGCGCTCAGGTACGGCCCCATTTTCTACCTCACTCTCGGCGAGATCCCCACCGTGATCGTCTCCTCCGCCCGCGTCGCCAAGGAGGCCCTGCGCACCCACGACCTCGCCCTCGCCAGCCGCCCCCCTCTGTACGCCGCCAAGAAGCTCTTCTACGGCTGCACCGACGTCGCCTTCGCCCCCTACGGCGCGTACTGGCGGCACGTCCGCAAAATATGCATCGTGGAGCTTCTCAGCGCCCGGCGGGTCGAGTCATACGCCCCCGCCAGGGCCGCGGAAGTCGCCTGCATGCTCGGCAGGATCGCCGCCGGCGGCGGAGTGGTGAATCTGAGTAAGTTGTTGGGCATGTACGCCAACGGGGTTCTCTGCCGCGCGGCGTTCGGGAGGGAGTTCGTGGAGGGCGGAGAGTACGAGAAGCGCGGGTTTCAGAGCATGCTGCACGAGTACCAGGTGTTGCTTGGGGGTTTCAGTGTCGGGGACTTCATGCCCTCTCTAGACTGGCTGAATGCGGTGACAGGGTTGAAGAAGAGATTAGAGGGGACGTTTCGCCGTTTCGATGAATTCTTTGATCAGATAATAGaagatcatatcacggagaggaggaggaggaggaagaagaagaagggaggcgaggaggaggaggaggaggaggtgatggaTCTGGTGGACGTGTTGCTTGATGTGCAGGAGAATGAGTCCTCGGAAATGCCTCTCACAATGGATAACGTGAAGGCTGTCATCTTG GACATGTTTGCAGCTGGCACTGATACCACCTTCATCACACTGGACTGGGCAATGACGGAGCTTCTTATGAATCCCACAGCGATGAAGAGGGCACAAGACGAGGTCCGAAGCATCGTCGGCGATCGCGAAACGGTGTCGGAGAGCGATCTCCCTCACATGCACTACCTGAAAGCCGTGATCAAAGAGACTTTCAGGTTGCACCCTCCTGCTCCGGTGCTGGTCCCAAGAGAGTCCATGAACTCGGTGACGATCGACGGCTACGACATCCCAGCGAGAACGAGGATCTTCGTCAACGCATGGGCAATCGGAAGAGACCCGGAGTCGTGGCGGAACCCTAACGCGTTCATGCCCGAAAGATTCCTCAACAGCTCCATCGACTTCAAAGGGCAGGATTTCGAGCTGATACCCTTCGGCGCCGGGCGACGAGGTTGTCCGGCCATCACGTTCGGCACCGCCAGTGTGGAGATCGCACTGGCTCAACTCCTCCATAGCTTCGATTGGGAGCTCCCCACTGGAGTTACGACGGAAGACATGGACATGACTGAAGTCTTCGGGATAACGATGCATCGTATCGAAGAACTGGTGGCTGTTGCAAAACCTCGTCTACTCTGA
- the LOC135639556 gene encoding glycosyl hydrolase 5 family protein-like → MRLGFLLPCITVLLVTGSVCKLAHNSSALPLSSSSRWIVDESGLRVKLACVNWVSHLEPVVVEGMGKQPLDTISKKIAAMGFNCVRLTWPLFLVTNDSLAGLTVRQSFQALGLMESIAAIQVNNPDLLNLTLIQAFKAVVSNLADNNVMVILDNHISKPGWCCSNFDGNGFFGDKYFDAEEWIKGLTKMATMFNGSPNVVGMSLRNELRGPKQGVTEWYRYMQRGAEAVHSANPNVLVILSGLSFDNDLGYLSKKPVELTFQGKLVFELHWYAFSDGQAWANGNPNQVCGRVAGNVMRRAGFLLDQGWPLFLSEFGLDQRGTNVNDNRYLGCMMGVAAELDLDWALWTLQGSYYIRQGVLAMDETYGLLTWDWSKPRNSGLLQRIQAIKSPFQGPGLSDLSPYSIIFHPSTGLCVLRTSLLGPIELGPCDESDVWSYTEQQTLTLKDKLLCLKADGTGKPARLGIICSDTQSKWEFISDSKMHLSTKMSSDGCSLCLDVDPDGISIITNPCRCLTNDQTCNPESQWFKMISSTRKTASKNSILRLPSRPEIWRFVRNRALESSV, encoded by the exons ATGAGGCTCGGCTTCCTCCTTCCTTGCATCACCGTGCTGCTTGTTACTGGTAGCGTGTGCAAGCTGGCACATAATTCATCAGCGTTGCCCCTCTCGTCGAGCTCCCGGTGGATCGTCGATGAGTCCGGCCTGCGAGTTAAGCTAGCTTGCGTCAACTGGGTGTCCCACCTGGAGCCCGTGGTGGTGGAGGGCATGGGGAAGCAGCCACTGGACACCATATCCAAGAAGATCGCCGCCATGGGCTTCAACTGCGTTAGGCTCACTTGGCCTCTCTTCTTGGTCACCAACGACTCCCTGGCCGGCCTCACCGTCCGGCAGTCTTTCCAGGCTCTCGGCCTAATGGAGTCCATCGCTGCCATCCAAGTCAACAACCCAGATCTTCTCAACCTCACGCTCATCCAGGCATTCAAG GCCGTGGTGTCCAATCTTGCTGATAACAACGTCATGGTGATCTTAGATAACCACATCAGCAAACCCGGATGGTGCTGCAGTAACTTCGACGGCAATGGCTTCTTCGGCGACAAGTACTTCGACGCCGAAGAGTGGATCAAGGGGCTCACAAAGATGGCCACAATGTTCAACGGCTCGCCCAACGTAGTCGGCATGAGCCTGAGGAACGAGCTCAGAGGTCCGAAGCAAGGCGTTACTGAATGGTACAG GTACATGCAAAGGGGTGCGGAAGCAGTGCACTCGGCGAACCCCAACGTTCTTGTCATACTGTCGGGCCTCAGCTTCGACAACGACCTGGGCTACCTCTCCAAGAAGCCCGTCGAGCTAACGTTCCAAGGGAAGCTCGTCTTCGAGCTGCACTGGTACGCCTTCTCCGACGGCCAGGCTTGGGCGAATGGAAACCCTAACCAAGTGTGTGGGCGAGTAGCGGGGAACGTGATGAGGAGGGCAGGGTTCTTGCTGGACCAGGGGTGGCCACTGTTCTTGAGCGAGTTTGGACTGGACCAGAGAGGCACAAATGTCAACGACAACAGGTACCTGGGATGCATGATGGGGGTTGCAGCTGAACTGGATTTGGACTGGGCATTGTGGACCTTGCAGGGGAGCTACTACATCAGGCAGGGTGTTCTTGCCATGGATGAGACCTATGGGTTGCTGACCTGGGACTGGTCCAAGCCCAGGAACTCCGGCTTGTTGCAGAGGATTCAAGCCATCAAATCTCCCTTTCAAG GTCCAGGTCTTTCTGATCTTTCACCGTACAGCATAATCTTCCATCCATCAACTGGGCTGTGTGTTCTAAGGACATCTTTGCTTGGACCAATTGAGTTAGGCCCCTGTGATGAATCAGATGTTTGGAGCTACACAGAGCAGCAGACTCTGACATTAAAGGATAAGCTCCTTTGTCTGAAAGCTGATGGCACAGGGAAGCCAGCCAGGCTTGGAATCATCTGCAGCGACACCCAGTCAAAATGGGAGTTCATATCAGACTCCAAGATGCATCTGTCAACCAAGATGTCCAGTGATGGCTGCAGCCTATGCTTGGATGTTGACCCCGATGGCATCAGCATCATCACGAATCCATGCAGGTGCTTGACGAATGATCAAACATGCAATCCAGAGAGCCAGTGGTTCAAGATGATAAGCAGCACGAGGAAGACTGCGAGCAAGAACTCCATTCTGCGGTTGCCTTCGCGACCTGAAATTTGGAGGTTCGTGAGGAATCGAGCCCTTGAATCCTCCGTGTGA